A genomic region of Luteibacter aegosomatissinici contains the following coding sequences:
- a CDS encoding NAD(P)H-dependent glycerol-3-phosphate dehydrogenase, producing the protein MTAPSRPTVAVLGAGSWGTALAALLARNDVPTRLWGRDAAALAEMAAARRNLRYLPDLDLPPELSYEADLATVLRGAAIVLIVVPSHAFASVLDEIIPMLDPGARISWATKGFETGTGRFLHELVNEKLPGHPAAVVTGPSFAREVTAGLPSAVTVHATDEAFGKELAVLLHAPNFRAYTGHDILGAELGGAMKNVLAVATGVADGMELGLNARAGLITRGMNEMLRLGVALGARAETLMGLAGLGDLVLTCTGDLSRNRRLGLALGKGIPLQEAIRQIGQVVESVVTADEVDRLAVAHGLDLPISAAVRDVLHGKVTPEEGVRRLMGREQKAEYPVDLFANRRG; encoded by the coding sequence GTGACCGCTCCTTCCCGACCCACCGTCGCCGTCCTCGGCGCCGGGTCCTGGGGCACCGCGCTGGCCGCGTTGCTGGCGCGCAATGACGTCCCCACGCGCCTGTGGGGACGTGACGCCGCTGCCCTGGCCGAGATGGCCGCGGCGCGGCGCAACCTGCGTTACCTGCCGGATCTGGATCTCCCGCCCGAGCTCTCGTACGAGGCCGACCTTGCCACCGTCCTGCGCGGCGCGGCGATCGTGCTCATCGTGGTGCCCAGCCACGCCTTTGCGTCGGTGCTCGACGAGATCATCCCGATGCTCGATCCGGGCGCCCGCATCTCCTGGGCTACCAAGGGTTTCGAGACAGGTACGGGGCGGTTCCTGCACGAACTGGTCAACGAAAAGCTCCCCGGCCACCCTGCCGCGGTGGTCACCGGGCCGTCGTTCGCCCGCGAGGTCACGGCGGGCCTGCCCAGCGCTGTCACGGTGCATGCCACCGATGAGGCGTTCGGCAAGGAACTGGCCGTGCTGCTGCATGCTCCGAATTTCCGTGCCTACACCGGCCACGACATCCTGGGTGCCGAGCTCGGTGGTGCCATGAAGAACGTGCTGGCGGTGGCCACCGGTGTGGCCGATGGCATGGAGCTGGGCCTGAACGCCCGCGCTGGCCTGATTACCCGAGGCATGAACGAGATGCTGCGCCTGGGCGTAGCGCTTGGCGCTCGCGCCGAGACCCTGATGGGCCTGGCCGGCCTGGGCGACCTGGTGCTGACCTGCACGGGCGATCTGTCCCGTAACCGTCGGCTGGGCCTGGCACTGGGCAAGGGCATTCCGCTGCAGGAAGCCATCCGCCAGATCGGCCAGGTGGTCGAAAGCGTGGTGACGGCCGATGAGGTGGACCGGCTCGCGGTCGCCCACGGCCTCGATCTGCCGATTTCCGCGGCCGTCCGCGATGTCCTCCACGGCAAGGTCACGCCGGAGGAAGGCGTGCGCCGCCTGATGGGCCGCGAGCAGAAGGCGGAATACCCGGTCGATCTGTTCGCCAACCGCCGGGGCTAG